A single region of the Vicia villosa cultivar HV-30 ecotype Madison, WI linkage group LG4, Vvil1.0, whole genome shotgun sequence genome encodes:
- the LOC131594952 gene encoding citrate synthase, mitochondrial-like has protein sequence MAFFRSVSAFSKLRSRVGQQPSLANSVRWLQMQTSTNTDLYSEMKELVPEYQERVKKLKKDHASVELGKTTLDMVLGGMRGMTALVWLGSAVDPDEGIRFRGMTIPDCQKTLPGAFPGGEPLPEAILWLLLTGKIPNKEQVDSLAQELRRRAKIPEYAYKAIDALPVSAHPMTQFSTGVMALQVESEFQKAYEGGIHKSRYWEPTYEDSLNLIARLPGIAAYIYRRIYKDGKIIPLDDSLDYGANYAHMLGFDDPEMLEFMRLYISIHSDHEGGNVSSHTAHLVGSSLSDPYLAFAAALNGLAGPLHGLANQEVLRWIRNVVKEFGTPNISTEQLSDYIHKTLNSGQVVPGYGHGVLRNTDPRYTCQREFALKHLPNDPLFQLVSKIKEVVPPILTKLGKVKNPWPNVDAHSGVLLNYYGLTEENYYTVLFGVARSIGVGPQLIWDRALGMPLERPKSVTLEKLEKLAGASS, from the exons ATGGCGTTCTTTAGAAGCGTTTCCGCATTTTCCAAACTTCGATCTCGCGTG GGTCAACAACCTAGTCTCGCCAATTCAGTTAGATGGCTCCAAATGCAAACCTCCACGAACACT GATCTTTATTCTGAGATGAAGGAGCTAGTTCCAGAGTATCAG GAACGTGTTAAGAAGCTGAAGAAAGATCATGCAAGTGTTGAATTGGGAAAAACCACCCTTGATATG GTACTTGGTGGAATGAGAGGAATGACAGCTTTAGTGTGGTTAGGCTCAGCGGTTGACCCAGACGAG GGAATTCGCTTTAGGGGCATGACAATTCCCGACTGCCAGAAAACACTTCCAGGTGCTTTTCCTGGTGGGGAGCCTTTGCCCGAGGCCATACTGTGGCTTCTATTGACAGGAAAG ATACCAAACAAAGAGCAAGTAGATTCATTAGCTCAAGAACTACGAAGACGTGCAAAAATACCAG AATATGCTTACAAGGCAATTGATGCACTGCCTGTTTCTGCTCATCCTATGACACAGTTTAGTACTGGTGTAATGGCCCTCCAG gtgGAAAGTGAATTTCAGAAGGCATACGAGGGTGGGATCCATAAGTCAAG GTACTGGGAGCCAACCTACGAGGATAGCTTGAATTTAATTGCTCGTTTGCCTGGAATTGCTGCTTATATTTATAGACG GATATACAAGGATGGAAAAATCATACCATTGGATGATTCTTTAGATTATGGTGCAAACTATGCTCACATGTTAGGATTCGATGATCCGGAAATGCTGGAGTTTATGAGGCTGTATATTTCTATCCATAG TGATCATGAAGGTGGCAATGTTAGTTCTCACACAGCTCACTTA GTTGGTAGTTCACTATCAGATCCTTATCTAGCATTCGCAGCTGCTTTGAATGGTTTAGCTGGCCCACTCCACGGTTTAGCCAACCag GAAGTTCTACGATGGATCAGAAATGTAGTTAAAGAGTTTGGGACTCCAAACATAAGTACAGAACAGTTGAGCGACTACATTCATAAAACATTGAACAGTGGCCAG GTTGTGCCTGGATATGGACATGGGGTTTTACGTAACACAGACCCAAGATACACTTGCCAGAGGGAGTTTGCATTGAAGCATTTGCCTAATGATCCACTTTTCCAACTG GTGTCAAAAATAAAAGAGGTTGTGCCTCCCATTCTGACCAAGCTAGGAAAG GTTAAAAATCCATGGCCTAATGTTGATGCTCACAGTGGAGTGCTACTGAACTACTATGGTCTAACTGAGGAAAA CTATTATACCGTTCTCTTTGGTGTAGCAAGGAGTATTGGAGTTGGCCCTCAG TTGATATGGGACCGGGCTCTTGGAATGCCACTTGAAAGGCCAAAAAGTGTCACATTGGAAAAACTCGAGAAATTGGCCGGTGCATCATCATGA